Proteins encoded together in one Rhodothermia bacterium window:
- the tssJ gene encoding type VI secretion system lipoprotein TssJ, which yields MLRKKVLHSVLWSALLLVGVLMPGCTLFKKKKPPQTVVTTPVETRRSVELTVKADASLNGGNRVRVVVYQLQRKELFMASSRQAFWLKKETLLPDIAGDPNQTLSFEIDPNVAKNHKVFLYETTKYIGVAVDFFRPDGNLWRTVTEINPNKNSTLQVSVQGSKVSIK from the coding sequence ATGTTGCGTAAAAAAGTTTTACACTCCGTTTTATGGAGCGCCCTACTTTTGGTAGGCGTTTTGATGCCCGGCTGTACTTTGTTTAAAAAGAAAAAACCACCCCAAACCGTTGTTACAACCCCAGTCGAGACCCGACGGTCAGTTGAACTGACCGTAAAAGCCGATGCAAGCCTAAATGGTGGGAACCGTGTGCGGGTTGTGGTCTATCAACTCCAGCGCAAAGAACTCTTTATGGCCTCTTCCCGTCAAGCCTTTTGGCTGAAAAAGGAAACCCTTTTGCCGGACATTGCAGGAGATCCAAACCAAACCCTTAGCTTCGAGATTGACCCCAATGTTGCAAAAAACCACAAAGTTTTCCTCTACGAAACCACCAAGTATATTGGGGTGGCGGTGGATTTCTTCCGGCCTGATGGTAATCTTTGGCGGACAGTCACGGAAATCAATCCCAACAAAAACAGCACTTTACAAGTGTCTGTTCAAGGTAGTAAGGTTTCCATAAAATAA
- a CDS encoding FHA domain-containing protein has translation MLLKIIVSHSVRDDFTSDYLFDEGPVTIGRLPENKVVLPDRELIVGRHHAVIYLEDAFAWIVDEASKNFTYLNGEKLEHGKKYQLRDLDQLEIGKYQLKIQDLTPKVEPEKAEDDVGHTAVQQAFNPFADLVKGITDALQHIKATYVQADPGTRLADLEAAFQRELGILAADDIALKMVDAIRPKTEIPQIPVSVAAVEPEKRTSSVGYETPGFVPFSGIDVQNKTEWERVIGGIYSSSQDGLVLKRMSVVDDVMLRIVEKLIKIPAHFRLEFLGHSFIPHATGFPFHTATAEQYKAFLYDIHVPYEVLRTRLAALEQFADAVLYHEIALLEGYKQAVQSGVLRILDQLNPAYIRNVAEKEGQDLYTVGMLSHAKWLKLVQQAHFELVREDKGVLEKTLFRPGFVKAYLTKTESVK, from the coding sequence ATGTTACTCAAAATCATTGTCAGCCATTCCGTCCGGGATGATTTTACATCCGATTATCTATTTGATGAAGGCCCGGTGACTATTGGCCGGCTTCCTGAAAATAAGGTTGTACTGCCAGACCGTGAGCTTATTGTCGGGCGGCATCATGCCGTTATTTACCTCGAAGATGCCTTTGCATGGATTGTGGACGAGGCGAGCAAGAACTTTACGTATTTAAATGGTGAAAAGCTTGAGCATGGCAAAAAATACCAGTTGCGTGACCTCGATCAATTAGAGATCGGTAAGTATCAACTTAAAATACAAGACCTTACACCAAAAGTAGAACCAGAGAAAGCTGAAGATGACGTGGGGCATACGGCTGTTCAGCAAGCCTTCAATCCATTTGCGGATTTAGTAAAAGGCATAACAGATGCCCTGCAACACATAAAAGCAACCTATGTGCAGGCAGACCCCGGAACCCGCCTCGCTGATTTAGAAGCGGCTTTTCAGCGAGAATTGGGCATACTTGCCGCAGATGACATCGCCTTGAAGATGGTGGATGCCATTCGGCCAAAGACCGAAATACCGCAAATTCCTGTCTCTGTTGCTGCTGTGGAACCCGAAAAACGCACCTCATCGGTAGGATACGAAACCCCGGGCTTTGTACCCTTTTCTGGGATAGATGTCCAAAACAAAACCGAATGGGAAAGGGTCATCGGTGGGATTTATAGTAGTAGCCAAGATGGGTTGGTCTTGAAACGGATGTCGGTTGTGGACGATGTGATGTTGCGTATTGTGGAAAAACTTATTAAAATTCCTGCCCATTTCCGGCTTGAGTTTCTGGGGCATTCTTTTATTCCACATGCCACAGGTTTTCCGTTTCATACCGCAACTGCCGAACAATACAAAGCCTTCTTGTACGACATTCATGTGCCCTATGAAGTACTCCGAACGCGGCTTGCGGCCTTAGAACAATTTGCAGATGCTGTCCTATATCACGAAATCGCTTTGTTAGAGGGGTACAAACAAGCGGTACAATCGGGTGTCCTACGCATTCTAGACCAGTTAAACCCAGCGTATATCCGGAATGTGGCGGAGAAAGAAGGTCAAGACTTATACACTGTTGGTATGTTAAGTCATGCAAAATGGTTGAAATTGGTGCAACAAGCACATTTTGAATTGGTTCGAGAGGATAAAGGGGTACTGGAAAAGACCCTCTTTCGTCCCGGATTTGTAAAGGCTTATTTGACCAAAACCGAATCTGTTAAATAG
- the tssK gene encoding type VI secretion system baseplate subunit TssK: MARPQKVVWSEGMALDPHHFQQWDRFAQANVVFRQRMLQRHAWGILTLMIDEEALLNGQFSLVQASGIMPDGLVFDVPETDRVPDARPIQSAFDPTKDRLGVYLAVPAERVEGRNTLLPDVPINRTTRFITSEIMVRDDNTGIEDRPIQVAKANFQLVFEGESVNDLSTIKIAEVLRTRTGTYELNPQFIPPCLSLASSKALEGVARRTMELLVAKRQALMEKHAAYGRGELTAADVTTMLFLESINGSIPEINHNFAVIQSHPEAFFLTLLRLSGYLTTYSNAFSYNDFPAYDHSDLTTCFHTLFNQFRTLLGDVVFSKEYERIDLKRKGESIYLATFEDRHLPDQVELYLVATGQIASDRMRTSFPSDIRIASPAMIEPVLKGFVRALEVSYVMSLPKGLPVRPDAFYFRLSKSGPFWDDIRAKKALVLFVPATLKMLDLELIALNRSA, encoded by the coding sequence ATGGCTAGACCTCAAAAAGTAGTTTGGTCGGAAGGCATGGCCCTCGACCCGCACCACTTCCAACAGTGGGATCGCTTTGCTCAGGCAAATGTCGTGTTCCGGCAACGTATGTTACAACGTCATGCTTGGGGTATCCTAACATTGATGATTGATGAAGAAGCGCTGCTCAATGGGCAATTTAGTTTGGTTCAAGCCAGTGGTATTATGCCGGATGGCCTTGTATTCGATGTGCCGGAAACAGACCGTGTACCAGATGCCAGACCCATCCAAAGTGCTTTTGATCCCACCAAAGACCGTCTGGGGGTTTATTTGGCCGTTCCTGCTGAAAGGGTAGAGGGACGGAATACGCTCTTGCCTGATGTACCGATTAACCGAACCACGCGCTTCATCACCTCCGAAATCATGGTGCGTGACGACAATACAGGAATCGAAGACCGGCCTATTCAGGTGGCAAAAGCCAATTTCCAATTGGTCTTCGAGGGTGAAAGTGTTAATGACCTGAGTACCATTAAGATCGCAGAAGTCTTACGAACCCGTACCGGAACCTATGAATTGAACCCGCAATTTATTCCACCGTGTTTGTCTCTTGCATCTTCGAAAGCTTTGGAAGGGGTTGCCCGCAGAACGATGGAACTTTTGGTCGCAAAGCGGCAAGCGTTGATGGAGAAACATGCGGCATATGGTCGCGGGGAACTAACGGCTGCCGACGTGACGACCATGCTTTTTTTGGAGTCTATCAATGGTTCTATTCCAGAAATCAACCACAATTTTGCGGTCATCCAAAGTCATCCAGAAGCCTTTTTTCTAACCCTTTTGCGGCTTTCTGGGTATCTAACGACCTATTCCAACGCCTTTTCGTATAATGATTTCCCCGCGTATGATCATAGCGACTTAACGACTTGTTTCCACACCCTCTTTAACCAATTCCGTACCTTGCTTGGGGATGTGGTCTTCTCGAAAGAATATGAACGCATTGACCTGAAGCGTAAGGGGGAATCCATATATTTGGCGACATTCGAGGATCGTCATTTGCCAGATCAGGTGGAATTGTATTTGGTCGCAACCGGACAAATTGCCTCTGATCGAATGCGCACCTCTTTCCCAAGTGACATTCGGATTGCGTCTCCGGCCATGATCGAACCCGTCTTGAAGGGGTTTGTACGGGCGCTTGAGGTAAGTTATGTAATGAGTTTGCCAAAGGGTTTGCCTGTTAGGCCAGATGCATTTTATTTCAGGCTTTCAAAATCTGGACCTTTCTGGGATGACATTCGGGCTAAAAAAGCCTTGGTCTTGTTTGTTCCTGCAACCTTGAAAATGTTGGATTTAGAGCTAATCGCTTTGAATCGTTCTGCATAA
- the tssM gene encoding type VI secretion system membrane subunit TssM encodes MLNALKNEFFIGGATYLIFAAGVFYLGSLFEIDMTMRILISVVILLIMALIMMYRKMKANRDAAKLEAGMKAQADAALFGQVSDKRLEIEELQKKFVAAIETLKQSKLGKGGKGNQALYSLPWYMLIGPPAAGKTTLIQNSGLQFPLDTSRVRGVGGTRDCDWFFSTSAIFLDTAGRYTTEQTDEPEWLGFLDLLKKYRKKKPLNGVIVSLAVTDLMVRTEEVEQHAATIRRRLDELISRLGVHFPVYLVFTKTDLVEGCVSFFSDLNVREVEQIWGHTLDEQEQAQREPGQIFRATYNRILKTLEDLRLSRLNNNLKREDRRKVYSFPDEMAGLKDPITTFVNRLFQYNPFNENPIFRGYYFTSGTQEGTPIDRVMQALAAQYSLPQTVGEMPTQHETKSYFIKDIFNHVVIPDQRMAVHTKAEKKLKNKLQIGAIAVAVVTMLLFFWGVGCGYSKSSQTLANLDDALIKAKSVAWSGPEKTIPNLQILDNLRLRIQEAENESFFWTIGMTRGESAAEQARLLFFQKFKPLIEQQFYRNMESGLRAYVSSGQDPIGKMEEQLGAYILMGPDVNFAQGTESPTKAEGVKHLQAFLVYAADLQFNNPSSGGMRLSKEIQTMVKEQVKLFGRVVRENEPLRFRTDQTLIRQSRELLRKNLSAKSIYHSIKRQIINQTPRLGSIGLPELVGPIASGYMFGSVRVNGFFTRSAWDTLVVREFKKRSENPVAGNWIIGPLSKAQLPSNLTSPTQYLSSLVRFYFEDYARSWVTFVQGITYDRSGVSSSNPLSVAMRLNQLSAAGSSPYQALVDSVSSQNRLTFKQEKGGNIVTNTWDSIMGNERADIQVDQAALDIGQSIKALHALSNLPPPGGKGTNGGLKTLLDAYFAVSKEVERMASGQQAPMAEQSINSAKDVAERLSGLFDSGTGARMKALFQAPLEDISSGVVVIQQEQVAQTFSASVGGELATVQGRYPFNEGASADLSADEFGDLFKPGGKLDQFFEQNKAMIENPNSGTKGAELKTFRDKVREIQKSFFAGGSLSAQFDMVPDRPEPSNVVAEVDLKMDATLHNNRTSEGFSFESPKRVIWPGDGGEAYIEIRDVNGNSARVAAPRGAFAMFRLLEKGSLKARSSDEFVVEWGIKLGGKSVRLRYTIQAAGLKNPIAGLNLLHDLKMPDL; translated from the coding sequence ATGCTAAACGCACTTAAAAACGAGTTTTTCATAGGAGGCGCTACCTATCTCATCTTTGCTGCTGGTGTATTTTATTTGGGCAGCCTTTTCGAGATAGATATGACCATGCGCATCCTTATTTCGGTGGTCATCTTGCTCATTATGGCCCTGATTATGATGTACCGTAAGATGAAAGCCAACCGTGATGCCGCAAAATTGGAAGCCGGAATGAAAGCACAGGCCGATGCGGCACTCTTCGGACAAGTATCGGATAAGCGACTGGAAATTGAGGAGTTACAGAAGAAATTTGTTGCTGCGATCGAAACCCTGAAGCAATCAAAATTGGGCAAAGGCGGAAAAGGGAACCAAGCCTTGTATTCATTGCCTTGGTACATGCTCATAGGGCCTCCGGCCGCCGGAAAGACAACCCTGATTCAAAACTCTGGACTGCAATTTCCGTTAGATACAAGTCGGGTTCGGGGCGTAGGAGGTACGCGGGACTGTGATTGGTTCTTCTCCACGTCTGCAATTTTTTTGGACACTGCCGGACGTTATACCACCGAGCAAACGGACGAACCGGAGTGGCTTGGGTTTTTAGATTTGCTGAAAAAATACCGAAAAAAGAAACCTTTAAATGGGGTTATTGTCTCGCTTGCTGTAACCGATTTGATGGTGCGAACAGAGGAGGTGGAACAACATGCGGCGACCATCCGGCGCAGACTGGACGAACTCATTAGCCGACTTGGGGTTCACTTTCCGGTGTATCTGGTTTTTACCAAAACCGACCTCGTGGAAGGCTGCGTTTCGTTTTTTAGTGACCTGAATGTGCGTGAAGTCGAACAAATCTGGGGACATACCTTGGATGAACAAGAGCAAGCACAAAGGGAACCCGGGCAAATTTTTCGGGCCACATATAATCGGATCCTAAAAACGTTAGAGGATTTGCGCCTCAGCAGACTGAACAACAATTTAAAAAGAGAGGATCGCCGAAAAGTTTATAGTTTTCCGGATGAAATGGCGGGCCTAAAAGACCCCATCACCACGTTCGTAAACCGTCTTTTTCAATACAATCCTTTTAATGAAAACCCCATCTTTAGAGGGTATTACTTCACGAGTGGTACACAAGAAGGGACGCCCATAGACCGCGTCATGCAGGCACTGGCAGCCCAGTACAGCTTGCCGCAAACGGTTGGGGAAATGCCTACCCAGCACGAAACCAAAAGCTATTTTATCAAGGATATTTTTAACCATGTCGTCATTCCTGATCAGCGGATGGCTGTTCATACCAAGGCTGAGAAAAAACTAAAAAATAAATTACAAATTGGCGCTATCGCTGTGGCAGTGGTCACGATGTTGTTGTTCTTCTGGGGTGTGGGCTGTGGTTACTCAAAATCCAGTCAGACCCTTGCAAATTTAGACGATGCGCTGATCAAGGCCAAATCGGTGGCGTGGTCTGGTCCTGAAAAAACGATCCCTAACCTACAAATTTTAGACAATCTACGCCTCCGTATCCAAGAGGCTGAAAATGAAAGTTTCTTTTGGACTATAGGGATGACGCGCGGTGAAAGCGCAGCAGAGCAAGCCAGATTACTGTTTTTCCAGAAGTTCAAGCCATTGATAGAACAACAATTCTACCGCAATATGGAGTCTGGACTCCGAGCATATGTTAGTTCCGGCCAAGACCCAATTGGTAAAATGGAGGAACAATTAGGGGCGTATATCTTGATGGGGCCAGATGTTAACTTTGCACAAGGAACCGAATCACCTACGAAGGCAGAAGGCGTAAAGCACCTACAAGCGTTTTTGGTATATGCAGCCGATTTGCAGTTTAACAACCCTTCTTCGGGCGGGATGCGGCTCTCTAAAGAGATCCAAACAATGGTGAAGGAACAGGTGAAACTTTTTGGTCGGGTGGTGCGGGAAAATGAGCCATTACGCTTCCGAACAGATCAAACCTTGATTCGGCAATCACGGGAATTGCTCCGTAAGAATCTTTCGGCAAAATCTATTTATCATAGCATCAAAAGGCAAATCATCAACCAAACACCGCGTCTTGGGAGCATTGGCTTGCCTGAATTGGTAGGCCCGATCGCGTCCGGTTATATGTTTGGCAGTGTGCGGGTGAATGGCTTTTTTACCCGTTCTGCTTGGGATACATTGGTGGTTCGCGAGTTTAAAAAGCGTAGTGAAAATCCGGTGGCGGGGAACTGGATTATTGGCCCTTTATCCAAAGCACAATTACCAAGCAACCTGACCAGTCCAACGCAGTACCTCAGTTCCTTGGTGCGGTTCTATTTTGAAGATTATGCCCGCTCATGGGTGACGTTTGTACAAGGCATCACGTATGATCGTTCGGGTGTTTCGAGTAGCAACCCGCTTTCGGTTGCCATGCGGCTGAACCAACTTTCCGCCGCCGGCTCTTCGCCATACCAAGCGCTGGTGGATTCGGTGTCATCACAAAATCGCCTTACGTTTAAGCAGGAAAAAGGGGGAAATATCGTAACCAATACGTGGGATAGCATTATGGGCAACGAGCGGGCGGATATTCAGGTGGATCAAGCGGCATTGGATATTGGTCAGTCTATCAAAGCCCTTCATGCCCTTTCAAACCTTCCTCCGCCGGGTGGAAAGGGAACCAATGGCGGCTTAAAGACTCTATTGGATGCCTATTTTGCAGTGAGTAAGGAAGTTGAACGTATGGCGAGTGGGCAACAAGCACCGATGGCGGAGCAGTCCATCAATAGTGCAAAAGACGTTGCAGAGCGGCTTTCTGGATTGTTTGATTCAGGAACTGGCGCGAGAATGAAGGCATTGTTCCAAGCACCACTCGAAGACATCTCCTCTGGGGTTGTGGTAATTCAGCAAGAACAAGTGGCCCAAACCTTTTCGGCCTCGGTTGGTGGGGAGTTGGCTACGGTTCAAGGACGATACCCTTTTAATGAGGGTGCAAGTGCAGACCTTTCAGCGGATGAATTTGGCGATTTGTTTAAGCCGGGAGGCAAACTCGATCAGTTCTTTGAGCAAAACAAGGCCATGATCGAAAACCCAAATAGCGGGACGAAGGGTGCAGAACTAAAAACCTTTAGAGACAAAGTGCGGGAAATCCAAAAAAGCTTCTTTGCCGGAGGCAGTCTTTCTGCACAATTCGATATGGTTCCAGACCGTCCAGAACCTTCCAATGTGGTGGCCGAGGTGGATCTGAAAATGGACGCCACTTTGCACAACAACCGTACATCGGAGGGTTTCTCCTTTGAATCTCCGAAACGGGTGATTTGGCCGGGGGATGGCGGAGAGGCGTATATCGAGATTAGGGATGTGAACGGGAATAGCGCGCGGGTTGCAGCACCAAGAGGAGCCTTTGCCATGTTCCGGTTACTGGAGAAAGGTAGCCTAAAAGCCCGCTCGTCCGATGAGTTTGTAGTAGAATGGGGCATTAAACTTGGCGGAAAATCGGTTCGTTTGCGCTATACCATCCAAGCAGCTGGCCTCAAAAACCCCATCGCAGGGCTAAACCTCTTGCACGACCTGAAAATGCCAGACCTATAA
- the icmH gene encoding type IVB secretion system protein IcmH/DotU, translating to MSAKRPRLSKFCTEFLMFALHIRRTQNPGHPGTLRESTKLALQKLEDTCKKAGVGYQDFQHAKFALVAFLDESVSIPAWPYNDAWKRNPLQFELYGRYDAGEQFFERLSFLRQDVRANVEALEVFYLCLTLGFRGKFEIVGRDQLAVIQDQLYRELQPFVQSGTAQLASSGYPRAKAIAEARREIPIWVIFAVAGSIMLLFYIVMSFLISNTAANVMSGV from the coding sequence ATGAGTGCTAAACGTCCGCGCCTTTCAAAGTTCTGCACGGAGTTTTTGATGTTTGCATTGCACATCCGTCGAACCCAAAATCCGGGACACCCCGGCACACTGAGAGAAAGTACCAAATTGGCGCTTCAAAAATTGGAAGACACCTGTAAAAAAGCTGGAGTGGGTTATCAGGACTTCCAACATGCCAAATTCGCCTTAGTGGCGTTTCTCGACGAATCCGTCAGTATTCCTGCATGGCCATACAATGATGCTTGGAAGAGGAATCCGTTACAGTTCGAGCTGTATGGCCGTTATGATGCTGGCGAACAGTTTTTTGAGCGCTTGTCCTTTTTAAGGCAAGATGTGCGGGCAAATGTGGAAGCCTTGGAGGTTTTCTATCTCTGCCTCACTTTAGGTTTTAGGGGGAAATTTGAGATTGTGGGCCGCGACCAACTGGCTGTGATCCAAGATCAATTGTACCGAGAACTTCAACCCTTTGTGCAATCTGGAACGGCACAACTTGCATCGAGTGGCTATCCACGGGCCAAAGCCATTGCCGAAGCCCGTCGGGAAATTCCGATCTGGGTCATTTTTGCCGTTGCAGGCAGCATTATGCTTTTGTTTTACATTGTGATGAGTTTTCTGATTTCCAATACGGCGGCGAATGTGATGTCCGGTGTTTAA